One part of the Rutidosis leptorrhynchoides isolate AG116_Rl617_1_P2 chromosome 1, CSIRO_AGI_Rlap_v1, whole genome shotgun sequence genome encodes these proteins:
- the LOC139898728 gene encoding uncharacterized protein: MTTDDAKKSNEIVSGTFLVNYKPAKVLFDSGADMSYVSLKYAATLDSPLCDLDNPLQVEIANGRFSVAKGVYKNCVIDFRTEKFDIDLVPITLGEFDVMVGMDWLDHNRANLDCHGKFVWVRTPSGGELIMYGEARRCLVPICTYARAHRLVSSRGMAYLAHVVNTRDEPPSIKSILVVNEFKDIFTDDLPGVPPVRQVEFRIDVVLGVNPIAKTPYRLATNEMHELLNQTQELLEKALFDRVAHHCVLRSCL, translated from the coding sequence ATGACTACTGATGATGCTAAGAAGTCCAACGAAATAgtttcaggtactttcttggttaactaTAAACCCGCTAAggttctatttgatagtggtgccgatATGTCGTATGTTTCCTTAAAATATGCAGCTACTTTAGATTCTCCTTTGTGTGATTTAGACAATCCTTTACAAGTCGAGATCGCCAATGGTAGGTTCTCGGTGGCTAAGGGAGTGTATAAaaattgtgttattgattttaggacCGAGAAGTTTGATATTGACTTGGTTCCTAttaccttgggtgaatttgatgtcatggtgggtatggattggctggaTCATAACAGAGCTAATCTTGATTGTCATGGAAAATTCGTGTGGGtaagaaccccaagtgggggagagctaatcATGTATGGTGAAGCTCGAAGATGTCTCGTGCCTATTTGTACTTACGCTCGGGCGCATCGACTCGTGTCTAGTAGGGGTATGGCTTATCTAGCCCACGTGGTtaatactcgagatgagccaccttCCATTAAATCTATCCTTGTTGTTAATGAATTTAAAGATATTTTTACCGACGACTTACCGGGTGTTCCGCCGGTAAGACAAGTGGAGTTTCGCATCGATGTGGTTCTGGGGGTgaaccccattgctaaaactccctaTCGTTTGGCTACAAACGAGATGCATGAATTGTTGAACCAAACCCAAGAGTTATTAGAAAAGGCTTTATTCGACCGAGTAGCTCACCATTgtgtgctccggtcttgtttgtga